One stretch of Sulfuricystis multivorans DNA includes these proteins:
- a CDS encoding NAD-dependent epimerase, giving the protein MKVLITGAAGFIGSALALRLLERGDQVIGIDNHNDYYDPALKEARLARHAHHPHYTHLRIDIADRKAMEAAFAEHKPQRVINLAAQAGVRYSLENPLAYIDSNLVGFGHILEGCRHHGVEHLVYASSSSVYGANTTMPFSVHHNVDHPLSLYAATKKANELMAHTYSHLYGLPTTGLRFFTVYGPWGRPDMALFKFTKAILEGCKIPVFNYGKHRRDFTYIDDIVEGVIRVLDKPAQPNPDWSGDHPDPGSSLAPWRVYNIGNNHPVELMDYIAALEKALGMKAEMELLPLQPGDVPDTYADVQDLVRDFGYKPATPVEQGVANFVAWYRDYFRV; this is encoded by the coding sequence ATGAAAGTCCTCATCACCGGCGCGGCCGGGTTTATTGGTTCGGCGCTGGCGCTGCGCCTGCTGGAACGCGGCGATCAGGTCATCGGCATCGACAACCACAACGACTACTACGATCCGGCGCTCAAGGAAGCGCGTCTGGCGCGCCACGCCCATCACCCGCATTACACCCATCTGCGTATCGACATCGCCGATCGCAAGGCGATGGAGGCGGCCTTCGCCGAGCACAAGCCGCAGCGCGTCATCAACCTCGCCGCCCAGGCCGGCGTGCGCTATTCGCTGGAAAATCCGCTCGCCTACATCGACAGCAATCTGGTCGGTTTCGGCCACATCCTCGAAGGCTGCCGGCATCACGGCGTCGAGCATCTCGTCTATGCCTCGAGTTCCAGCGTCTATGGCGCCAATACGACGATGCCGTTCTCGGTGCATCACAACGTCGATCATCCGCTCTCGCTCTATGCCGCCACCAAAAAAGCCAACGAGCTGATGGCGCACACCTACAGCCACCTCTACGGCTTGCCGACCACGGGCCTGCGCTTCTTCACCGTCTATGGCCCCTGGGGTCGGCCGGACATGGCGCTGTTCAAATTCACCAAGGCGATCCTCGAAGGCTGCAAGATCCCGGTGTTCAACTATGGCAAGCACCGCCGCGACTTCACCTACATCGACGACATCGTCGAAGGCGTGATCCGCGTGCTCGACAAGCCCGCGCAGCCGAATCCGGACTGGTCGGGCGACCATCCCGATCCAGGCAGCAGCCTCGCCCCGTGGCGCGTCTATAACATCGGCAATAACCATCCCGTCGAACTGATGGACTACATCGCCGCGCTGGAAAAGGCGCTGGGGATGAAAGCCGAAATGGAACTCTTGCCGCTGCAGCCCGGCGACGTGCCCGACACCTATGCCGACGTGCAGGATCTGGTGCGTGATTTCGGCTACAAGCCGGCTACGCCAGTCGAGCAGGGGGTGGCCAACTTCGTCGCCTGGTATCGCGATTATTTCAGGGTCTGA
- a CDS encoding XrtA/PEP-CTERM system amidotransferase: MCGITGIFDTRGKRAIDRDVLQRMNESQFHRGPDEGGLHLEPGVGLGHRRLSIIDLSTGQQPLYNEDGSVCVVFNGEIYNFQALIPELQALGHVFHTKSDTEVIVHAWEAWGEACVERFRGMFAFALWDRNREVLFLARDRLGVKPLFYALLDDGTFLFGSELKSLLAHGGLKREIDPLAVEEYFALGYVAEPRCIFKQAKKLPPACTLKVGRGGTALPEPREYWDVRFTLDQRIGLDEACHELERRLEESIRLRMIAEVPLGAFLSGGVDSSAVVAMMAGLSAEPVNTCSISFSDPAYDEARFAQQVAERYHTRHFVDRVESDDFDLIDTLARLYDEPYADSSAIPTYRVCQLARRHVTVALSGDGGDESFGGYRRYQLHLMEEKLRALLPLGLRRPLFGLLGRLYPKADWAPRIFRAKTTFEALARTSVEAYFHSVSVIRNWQRAQIFSAAFKAELGGYNAQAVFDRHAARADTDDPLALIQYLDLHTYLIGDINTKVDRASMAHSLEVREPLMDHPLVEWLATLPSSLKVRNGESKFLLKKAMEPHLPHDIMYRPKMGFAVPLARWFRGPLRQRVRDGLLGGPLLDTGWFERDAVRRIVEQHEAGRRDHSTPIWVLLMFDAFLRNVMNA; encoded by the coding sequence ATGTGCGGCATCACCGGCATCTTCGATACCCGCGGCAAGCGCGCCATCGACCGCGACGTGTTGCAGCGGATGAACGAAAGCCAGTTCCACCGCGGGCCGGACGAGGGCGGGCTGCATCTCGAACCGGGCGTCGGCCTCGGCCATCGCCGCCTGTCGATCATCGACCTGTCCACCGGCCAGCAGCCGCTCTACAACGAGGATGGCAGCGTCTGCGTGGTCTTCAACGGCGAGATCTACAACTTCCAGGCGTTGATTCCGGAACTGCAAGCGCTCGGCCATGTTTTCCACACCAAGAGCGATACCGAAGTCATCGTCCATGCCTGGGAGGCGTGGGGTGAGGCCTGTGTCGAGCGCTTTCGCGGCATGTTCGCCTTTGCGCTGTGGGATCGCAATCGCGAAGTGTTGTTTCTCGCCCGCGACCGGCTCGGCGTCAAGCCGCTGTTCTATGCGCTGCTCGACGACGGCACCTTCCTGTTCGGCTCCGAGCTGAAATCGCTGCTCGCCCACGGAGGCCTCAAGCGCGAGATCGACCCGCTGGCCGTCGAAGAATATTTCGCGCTCGGTTATGTGGCCGAGCCGCGCTGCATCTTCAAACAGGCGAAAAAGCTGCCGCCGGCCTGCACGCTGAAAGTCGGCCGTGGCGGCACGGCACTGCCGGAGCCGCGCGAATACTGGGACGTGCGCTTCACGCTCGATCAACGCATCGGCCTCGACGAGGCTTGTCATGAGCTCGAGCGCCGGCTCGAAGAATCGATCCGCCTGCGCATGATCGCCGAAGTGCCGCTCGGCGCCTTCCTCTCCGGTGGGGTCGATTCGAGTGCGGTGGTGGCGATGATGGCCGGTTTGTCTGCGGAACCGGTCAATACCTGCTCGATCTCGTTTTCCGATCCGGCCTATGACGAGGCGCGCTTTGCCCAGCAGGTGGCCGAGCGTTACCACACACGCCATTTCGTCGACCGGGTCGAGAGCGACGATTTCGACCTGATCGACACGCTGGCAAGGCTCTATGACGAACCCTATGCCGACAGCTCGGCGATCCCGACCTACCGCGTCTGTCAGCTGGCGCGGCGGCACGTGACGGTGGCGCTCTCCGGCGATGGCGGCGACGAGAGCTTCGGCGGCTACCGCCGTTACCAGTTGCATCTGATGGAGGAAAAGCTGCGCGCTCTGCTGCCGCTGGGGCTGCGTCGGCCGCTGTTTGGCCTGCTCGGCCGGCTCTATCCGAAGGCCGACTGGGCGCCGCGCATCTTCCGCGCCAAGACCACCTTCGAAGCCTTGGCGCGCACCTCGGTCGAAGCCTATTTCCACAGCGTCTCGGTGATCCGCAACTGGCAGCGCGCGCAAATCTTCAGCGCCGCCTTCAAGGCAGAACTCGGCGGCTACAACGCGCAGGCCGTGTTCGACCGCCATGCCGCCCGCGCCGACACCGACGACCCGCTGGCGCTGATCCAGTATCTCGACCTGCACACCTATCTGATCGGCGACATCAACACCAAGGTCGACCGCGCCAGCATGGCGCATTCGCTCGAAGTGCGCGAACCGCTGATGGACCATCCGCTGGTCGAATGGCTCGCCACGCTGCCGAGCAGCCTCAAGGTGCGCAATGGCGAGAGCAAATTTCTGCTGAAAAAAGCCATGGAGCCGCATCTGCCGCACGACATCATGTACCGGCCGAAAATGGGCTTCGCCGTGCCGCTGGCGCGCTGGTTCCGCGGGCCGCTGCGGCAACGCGTGCGCGACGGCCTGCTCGGCGGCCCGCTGCTCGATACCGGCTGGTTCGAGCGCGACGCGGTCCGCCGCATCGTCGAACAGCACGAAGCGGGCCGCCGCGACCACAGCACGCCGATCTGGGTGCTGTTGATGTTCGACGCCTTCCTGCGCAATGTCATGAACGCATAA
- a CDS encoding type II toxin-antitoxin system VapC family toxin: MFLLDTAIISELRKSRPDSGVVRWISARQDDELFISVVTLGEIEKGVEKQRARAPQFATELAVWLEELIRLYADRILAVTPAIARTWGRLAARIGNDGADLLIAATALENALTVVTRNSGDFAPIGVNVFNPFDGRR, encoded by the coding sequence ATGTTTCTGCTCGATACCGCCATCATCTCCGAGCTGCGCAAGAGTCGTCCCGATAGCGGCGTGGTGCGCTGGATCTCCGCCCGCCAGGATGATGAGCTGTTCATCAGTGTCGTCACCTTGGGTGAAATCGAAAAAGGCGTCGAGAAGCAGCGTGCCCGTGCGCCGCAATTCGCCACGGAGCTGGCCGTCTGGCTCGAAGAGCTGATTCGCCTGTACGCCGACCGGATCCTGGCGGTCACGCCGGCGATCGCCCGCACCTGGGGGCGTCTGGCTGCGCGCATCGGCAACGATGGCGCAGATCTGTTGATCGCCGCGACGGCGCTGGAAAACGCTCTGACGGTGGTCACACGCAACAGCGGCGATTTCGCGCCGATAGGCGTGAATGTCTTCAACCCCTTTGACGGACGGCGCTGA
- a CDS encoding type II toxin-antitoxin system prevent-host-death family antitoxin: protein MHKSQWRLQDAKARFSEVVEAALQGEPQHVTRRGREAVVVLAESAYQRLQQQARHAAPGFVAHLLAVPKSEAMPAEKARLRLRDVEF, encoded by the coding sequence ATGCACAAATCACAGTGGCGTTTGCAGGATGCGAAAGCTCGTTTCAGCGAAGTCGTCGAAGCGGCGCTGCAGGGGGAGCCGCAGCACGTGACGCGCCGCGGGCGGGAAGCCGTCGTGGTGCTCGCCGAATCGGCCTACCAGCGCTTGCAGCAACAAGCGCGCCATGCGGCGCCGGGTTTCGTTGCGCATCTGCTTGCCGTGCCGAAGAGCGAGGCCATGCCGGCCGAAAAGGCCCGGCTCCGGCTGCGCGATGTGGAGTTTTGA
- a CDS encoding TIGR03088 family PEP-CTERM/XrtA system glycosyltransferase yields the protein MTGKPDERPLVLHVFYRFDVGGLENGVVNLINRMPEDAYRHAILALTEVTDFKRRVQRDDVRYISLHKPPGHLFRLFPRLVRIFRELRPAIVHSRNLAALEVTVPAWLAGVPVRLHGEHGYDVHDLDGSNATYRWLRRAYNPFVSHWIALSRDLQNYLVDRVGIPARKVTQIYNGVDAERFHPASLSDATFVDCPFRRPEHWLIGTVGRMQAVKNQTLLARAFIRALEIAPELRPRLRLVMVGDGPLRREAQALLAAAGVADLAWLPGERDDVPALLRSLDCFVLPSQAEGISNTILEAMATGLPVIATRVGGNPELVVDGRSGRLVPADDVEAMAEAILVYAQQPALAQEHGRQSRAEVERRFSLEAMVAAYRALYDRCLAIDARQNWSDNLTS from the coding sequence ATGACCGGCAAGCCCGATGAACGGCCACTGGTCTTGCACGTCTTCTACCGCTTCGATGTCGGCGGGCTGGAAAACGGCGTCGTCAATCTGATCAACCGCATGCCGGAAGATGCCTACCGGCATGCGATCCTCGCCCTCACCGAGGTGACCGACTTCAAGCGGCGTGTGCAGCGCGACGATGTGCGCTACATCAGCCTGCACAAGCCGCCCGGCCATTTGTTCCGTCTCTTCCCACGTCTGGTGCGCATCTTTCGCGAACTCAGACCGGCGATCGTCCATTCGCGCAATCTTGCCGCTTTGGAAGTCACCGTGCCTGCGTGGCTGGCAGGCGTGCCGGTGCGCCTGCACGGCGAGCATGGCTACGACGTCCATGATCTCGATGGCAGCAATGCCACCTACCGCTGGCTGCGCCGCGCCTACAACCCCTTCGTCAGCCATTGGATCGCGCTGTCGCGCGATCTGCAGAACTATCTCGTCGATCGCGTCGGCATTCCGGCGCGCAAGGTGACGCAGATCTACAACGGCGTCGATGCCGAACGCTTTCATCCTGCCAGCTTGTCGGATGCGACTTTCGTGGATTGTCCTTTCCGGCGCCCGGAGCATTGGCTGATCGGCACGGTCGGCCGCATGCAGGCGGTCAAGAATCAAACCCTGCTGGCGCGGGCCTTCATCCGCGCGCTGGAAATCGCCCCGGAGCTGCGGCCGCGCCTGCGGCTGGTGATGGTCGGCGACGGGCCCTTGCGGAGAGAAGCCCAGGCGCTGCTCGCCGCGGCCGGTGTCGCCGATCTCGCCTGGTTACCCGGCGAGCGCGACGATGTGCCGGCGCTTTTACGCAGCCTCGACTGTTTCGTGCTGCCCTCGCAGGCCGAGGGCATCTCCAACACCATCCTCGAAGCGATGGCGACGGGGCTACCGGTGATCGCCACCCGCGTCGGCGGCAATCCGGAACTCGTCGTCGATGGCCGCAGCGGTCGGCTCGTGCCGGCCGACGATGTCGAGGCGATGGCCGAGGCGATCCTCGTCTATGCGCAACAGCCAGCCTTGGCGCAGGAACACGGCCGGCAGAGCAGGGCGGAGGTCGAACGGCGCTTCAGCCTGGAGGCGATGGTGGCGGCCTATCGAGCCCTCTATGATCGCTGTCTCGCCATTGACGCCAGACAAAACTGGTCAGATAATCTGACTAGTTAG
- a CDS encoding SDR family oxidoreductase — translation MTAPTYDALRNALRDHPQTWLVTGVAGFIGSNLLETLLTLGQRVVGLDNFATGYHHNLEAALDDASAATGRPRGELEALFHFIEGDIRDLETCREAMWWQQGAKSHAVDYVLHQAALGSVPRSIEDPIATNQANIDGFLNMLVAARDAKVSRFVYAASSSTYGDHPDLPKVEDKIGKPLSPYAVTKLVNELYAQVFARTYGFKTIGLRYFNIFGKRQDPNGAYAAVIPKWIAALITGQPVFINGDGETSRDFCYIDNAVQANLLAATTENPQALDQVYNVAVGERTSLNQLCAFLVKHLSERYPQLRDFKPIYRDFRAGDVRHSLADISKAQRLLGYAPSHRIDAGLEAAMAWYIEHLK, via the coding sequence ATGACGGCACCGACTTACGATGCGTTGCGCAATGCGCTGCGAGACCACCCTCAGACCTGGTTGGTCACGGGGGTCGCGGGCTTCATCGGCAGCAACCTGCTGGAAACTCTGCTGACGCTCGGCCAGCGCGTCGTCGGCCTGGACAACTTCGCCACCGGCTATCACCACAATCTCGAAGCCGCGCTCGACGATGCCAGTGCCGCCACCGGGCGACCGCGCGGCGAGCTGGAAGCGCTGTTCCATTTCATCGAGGGCGACATCCGGGATCTGGAGACCTGCCGCGAGGCGATGTGGTGGCAGCAGGGAGCGAAGAGCCATGCCGTCGATTATGTGCTGCATCAGGCGGCGCTGGGCAGCGTGCCGCGTTCGATCGAGGATCCGATCGCCACGAACCAGGCCAACATCGACGGCTTCCTCAACATGCTCGTCGCCGCACGCGACGCCAAGGTGAGCCGTTTCGTCTATGCGGCGAGCAGCTCCACCTATGGCGATCATCCCGATTTGCCGAAGGTCGAGGACAAGATCGGCAAGCCGCTCTCGCCCTATGCGGTCACCAAGCTGGTCAATGAGCTCTATGCCCAGGTGTTCGCCCGTACTTACGGCTTCAAGACCATCGGGCTGCGTTACTTCAACATCTTCGGCAAACGCCAGGACCCGAACGGCGCCTATGCCGCAGTGATTCCGAAGTGGATCGCAGCCTTGATCACCGGCCAGCCGGTCTTTATCAACGGCGATGGCGAGACGAGCCGCGACTTCTGTTACATCGACAACGCCGTGCAGGCCAATTTGCTTGCCGCGACGACGGAAAATCCGCAAGCCCTCGATCAGGTCTATAACGTCGCTGTCGGCGAGCGCACTTCGCTCAATCAGCTGTGCGCATTCCTCGTCAAGCATCTTTCCGAGCGCTATCCGCAGCTGCGCGACTTCAAACCGATCTATCGCGATTTCCGTGCCGGCGACGTGCGCCATTCGCTTGCCGACATCTCCAAGGCGCAACGCCTGCTCGGCTATGCGCCGAGCCACCGCATCGACGCCGGCCTCGAAGCGGCGATGGCCTGGTACATAGAACATCTCAAATGA
- a CDS encoding nucleotidyl transferase AbiEii/AbiGii toxin family protein — MKIAELLQSMTEAGVSYVVVGGLAVQLHGFMRATLDIDLVLAMDDANLDKFIGVARKYGLQPNIPVPLDVLRDAAQIDIWHREKGMLAFSLRESQPGGKVVDILVRPSVPFDRLMRNAIVGELPGGKVLIASIEDLLELKRNANRPRDWFDIEALEKIRRGEDPNG; from the coding sequence ATGAAAATCGCCGAACTGTTGCAATCCATGACCGAAGCGGGGGTTTCCTATGTTGTGGTCGGCGGTTTGGCGGTACAGCTACACGGCTTCATGCGTGCAACGCTCGACATCGATCTGGTCTTGGCAATGGATGATGCGAATCTCGACAAATTCATCGGCGTCGCGAGGAAGTACGGATTACAGCCGAATATTCCCGTGCCTCTCGATGTTTTACGTGATGCCGCCCAGATCGATATCTGGCATCGAGAAAAAGGCATGTTGGCGTTTTCCTTGCGTGAATCCCAGCCCGGCGGCAAGGTTGTCGATATCCTGGTGCGACCTTCAGTACCCTTCGACCGCTTGATGCGAAACGCCATCGTCGGCGAATTGCCGGGCGGAAAAGTCCTGATCGCGTCGATCGAGGATTTGCTCGAACTGAAACGAAACGCTAACCGACCAAGGGATTGGTTCGATATCGAAGCGCTGGAAAAAATCCGGCGAGGAGAAGACCCGAATGGCTGA
- a CDS encoding nucleotide sugar dehydrogenase → MATRKTATKSARRAGKSVSLANTVVAVVGLGYVGLPLAVEFGKKYQTIGYDLSEAKVSSYRKFIDPTGEVSSADLKAATKLSVSSDPATIAAADFIVVAVPTPVDQAHIPDFSPLIGASTTVGKYMKKGAIVVYESTVYPGATEEVCIPLLEKHSGMKWMKDFHVGYSPERVNPGDKERTITKIVKVVSGDDEKTARFVEQMYASVITAGVHKASSIKVAEAAKVIENTQRDLNIALMNELALIFNRMGIDTLEVLQAAGTKWNFLPFRPGLVGGHCIGVDPYYLTHKAEMLGYHPEVILAGRRINDGMASWVAQQTVKQMINNGCPVKGAQVIVLGLTFKENCPDLRNSKVADLVKELQSFGCKVAVHDPLGEPAEARHEYGIELVKWNALPDRADALVAAVAHKQYLAMSFQRLTSKLKPGGVFVDVKSAYDPKAVAKAGFKLWRV, encoded by the coding sequence ATGGCAACACGCAAAACCGCAACGAAATCCGCACGCCGAGCCGGCAAGTCCGTCTCGTTGGCGAATACCGTCGTCGCCGTCGTCGGCCTCGGCTATGTCGGGCTGCCGCTGGCGGTCGAATTCGGCAAGAAATACCAGACCATCGGCTATGACCTTTCGGAAGCCAAAGTAAGCAGCTACCGCAAGTTCATCGATCCGACCGGTGAGGTGAGCAGCGCCGACCTCAAGGCAGCCACCAAGCTTTCGGTGAGTAGCGATCCGGCCACCATCGCCGCCGCCGATTTCATCGTCGTCGCGGTGCCGACCCCGGTCGATCAGGCGCACATTCCCGATTTTTCGCCGCTCATCGGCGCCTCGACGACGGTGGGCAAATACATGAAGAAGGGCGCCATCGTCGTCTATGAATCGACGGTCTATCCGGGTGCCACTGAAGAGGTTTGCATCCCGCTGCTGGAAAAGCATTCCGGCATGAAGTGGATGAAAGATTTCCATGTCGGCTACTCGCCCGAGCGCGTCAATCCGGGCGACAAGGAACGCACGATCACGAAGATCGTCAAGGTCGTCTCCGGCGACGACGAAAAGACCGCACGCTTCGTCGAGCAGATGTATGCCTCGGTGATCACTGCCGGGGTGCACAAAGCCAGCAGCATCAAGGTTGCCGAAGCCGCGAAGGTGATCGAGAACACCCAGCGCGACCTGAACATCGCACTGATGAACGAGCTGGCGCTGATCTTCAATCGTATGGGCATCGACACGCTCGAAGTGCTGCAGGCGGCTGGCACCAAGTGGAACTTCCTGCCCTTCCGGCCGGGTCTGGTCGGGGGGCACTGCATCGGCGTCGATCCGTATTACTTGACGCACAAGGCGGAGATGCTCGGCTACCATCCCGAAGTGATCCTTGCCGGCCGCCGCATCAACGACGGCATGGCGAGCTGGGTCGCCCAGCAGACCGTCAAGCAGATGATCAACAATGGCTGCCCGGTGAAAGGTGCGCAGGTGATCGTGCTCGGCCTCACCTTCAAGGAGAACTGCCCGGACCTACGCAATTCGAAAGTCGCCGATCTGGTCAAGGAGCTGCAATCCTTCGGCTGCAAGGTGGCGGTGCACGATCCGCTCGGCGAACCGGCCGAGGCGCGGCATGAATATGGCATCGAGCTGGTCAAATGGAACGCCTTGCCCGATCGGGCCGATGCGCTCGTCGCCGCGGTCGCGCACAAGCAGTATCTCGCGATGTCCTTCCAGCGGCTGACCAGCAAACTCAAGCCCGGCGGCGTGTTCGTCGACGTCAAATCGGCCTACGATCCGAAGGCTGTCGCCAAGGCAGGCTTCAAGCTCTGGCGGGTGTGA
- the xrtA gene encoding exosortase A, translated as MNSAVPSAPTFAPAAGWKQAGVALIVIELVLLALYFDTARAMVEIWWRSGTFNHAFLVPPISLWLIWEKRHVLGQVPPRPTPWLLLPLALIAFGWLLGELVAVNVLTQFALVAMMVLAVPLVIGLPAARIIAFPLAFLFFAVPFGEFVMPTMMAWTAKFTVIGLRASGIPVYQEGLHFVIPSGRWSVVEACSGVRYLIASIVVGTLYAYLNYRSLKRRLIFIGVAIVIPLVANWLRAYMIVMLGHLSGNTLAVGIDHLIYGWVFFGLVMLIMFAIGLRWREHDIVASGESVTATTLPMPPAPPRAALAAALLAVAIGFAPRAALRLMDEGAQLPPPRLSGETLAQGGWQPVSEPLVDWQPAYANPTTTLQAVFAKDGRRVGVFIAWYQQQNYERKLITSTNLVVRSEDKAWAQVGRGQREALLGAERVSVRSATLRSLDALLAADPPRLTVWHWYWIDGHVVINDMLGKLRLAWAKLSGRGDASAAVFVYAFEPGSEATLADFLAATGGALDVLLERAARHR; from the coding sequence ATGAACAGTGCCGTGCCGTCAGCGCCGACTTTTGCACCCGCTGCGGGCTGGAAGCAGGCCGGCGTTGCGCTCATCGTCATCGAGCTGGTGTTGCTCGCGCTCTATTTCGATACGGCGCGGGCGATGGTCGAGATCTGGTGGCGTTCCGGAACCTTTAACCATGCCTTCCTCGTGCCACCGATCAGCCTCTGGCTGATTTGGGAAAAACGCCACGTGCTGGGACAGGTGCCGCCGCGCCCCACGCCGTGGCTCTTACTGCCATTGGCCCTGATTGCCTTTGGCTGGCTGCTGGGCGAGCTGGTCGCGGTGAATGTGCTGACCCAGTTTGCGCTGGTGGCGATGATGGTGCTCGCCGTGCCGCTGGTGATCGGCCTGCCGGCTGCTCGCATCATCGCCTTCCCACTGGCATTCCTGTTCTTTGCGGTGCCGTTCGGCGAATTCGTGATGCCGACGATGATGGCTTGGACGGCGAAATTTACCGTGATCGGCTTGCGTGCCTCCGGCATTCCCGTCTATCAGGAAGGCTTGCATTTCGTGATCCCTTCCGGCCGGTGGTCGGTGGTCGAAGCCTGCAGCGGCGTTCGCTATCTGATCGCGTCGATCGTCGTCGGCACGCTCTATGCCTACCTCAATTACCGATCGCTCAAGCGTCGGCTGATCTTCATCGGCGTCGCGATCGTCATCCCCCTCGTCGCCAACTGGCTGCGCGCTTACATGATCGTCATGCTCGGCCATCTCTCCGGCAACACGCTGGCCGTCGGTATCGACCACCTGATCTACGGCTGGGTGTTCTTCGGCCTGGTGATGCTGATCATGTTCGCGATCGGCCTGCGCTGGCGCGAACACGACATCGTGGCATCCGGCGAATCCGTCACTGCCACAACCTTGCCGATGCCGCCTGCTCCTCCACGGGCGGCGCTAGCGGCCGCGCTGCTCGCCGTGGCGATTGGGTTCGCGCCGCGCGCGGCGCTGAGGCTGATGGACGAAGGCGCGCAGCTGCCACCGCCGCGACTGTCGGGCGAGACCTTGGCTCAAGGCGGCTGGCAGCCCGTCTCGGAACCTCTCGTCGACTGGCAGCCGGCCTATGCCAATCCCACCACGACCTTGCAAGCCGTGTTCGCCAAAGACGGACGCCGTGTCGGTGTCTTCATCGCCTGGTACCAACAGCAGAACTACGAACGCAAGTTGATCACCTCGACGAACCTGGTGGTGAGGAGCGAAGACAAGGCCTGGGCACAAGTCGGGCGTGGCCAGCGCGAAGCGCTGCTGGGCGCGGAGCGTGTCAGCGTGCGTAGCGCCACGCTACGCAGCCTGGACGCGCTGCTGGCTGCCGATCCGCCGCGTCTCACGGTCTGGCACTGGTACTGGATCGATGGCCACGTCGTCATCAACGACATGCTCGGCAAATTGCGCTTGGCATGGGCGAAATTGAGCGGACGCGGCGATGCCTCCGCAGCGGTGTTCGTCTATGCATTCGAACCCGGTAGCGAAGCCACATTGGCCGATTTCCTCGCCGCAACGGGCGGGGCACTCGATGTACTGCTCGAACGGGCGGCCAGGCACCGCTAG
- a CDS encoding TIGR03087 family PEP-CTERM/XrtA system glycosyltransferase, translating into MNLLYLVHRLPYPPNKGDKVRSFHLMKHLARSHRLYLGTFIDDPADAAYLDEVRGYCAEMHVARLDPRRAKLRSLRGLLDGEALSLPYYRDASLRTWVERTCAAADIDAAVVFSSVMADYLPDMASLPTLVDFVDMDSAKWRQYATTHRWPLSWLYRREGECLFAFERAVAHKAAHAFFVTPAECELFLAAAPECAGRIDAMGNGVDAEFFSPDQDFASPYRSEEIPLVFTGAMDYWPNIDAAVWFANEVLPELRRRHPALRFFIVGRSPDPAVQALSGEGIVVTGTVPDVRPYLAHATVVVAPLRIARGIQNKVLEAMAMARPVVASATCAQPIAAVPDRELLVAESAADYLARIEALLAAPAHADNIGRAARRRVLASYGWDAHLAVIDRQLDSLAP; encoded by the coding sequence GTGAATCTGCTCTATCTCGTGCATCGGCTGCCCTATCCCCCGAACAAGGGCGACAAGGTGCGCTCGTTCCACCTGATGAAGCATCTGGCCCGCAGCCATCGGCTCTATCTCGGCACCTTCATCGACGATCCCGCCGATGCGGCCTATCTCGACGAAGTGCGCGGCTATTGCGCCGAGATGCATGTCGCGCGCCTCGATCCGCGCCGAGCGAAGCTGCGCAGCCTGCGGGGGCTGCTCGATGGGGAGGCGCTGTCGCTGCCGTATTACCGCGATGCCAGTCTGCGCACCTGGGTCGAACGCACCTGCGCGGCGGCAGACATCGATGCCGCGGTCGTGTTTTCCTCGGTGATGGCCGATTACCTGCCCGACATGGCGAGCTTGCCGACGCTGGTCGATTTCGTCGACATGGATTCGGCCAAATGGCGGCAATATGCGACGACTCATCGTTGGCCTCTGTCCTGGTTGTATCGTCGCGAGGGCGAGTGCCTGTTCGCCTTCGAGCGCGCGGTGGCGCACAAGGCGGCGCACGCGTTCTTCGTCACTCCAGCCGAGTGTGAGCTGTTCCTCGCCGCGGCCCCGGAATGCGCCGGGCGCATCGACGCGATGGGTAACGGCGTCGATGCCGAATTCTTTTCGCCCGATCAGGATTTCGCCTCGCCTTATCGCAGCGAGGAAATCCCGCTGGTATTTACCGGCGCGATGGATTACTGGCCGAACATCGATGCCGCGGTCTGGTTCGCCAACGAAGTCCTGCCCGAGCTGCGCCGGCGTCATCCGGCACTGCGCTTTTTCATCGTCGGCCGTAGTCCTGACCCGGCGGTGCAGGCATTGTCCGGAGAGGGCATCGTGGTGACGGGGACGGTGCCGGACGTGCGACCATATCTCGCCCATGCCACCGTGGTCGTCGCGCCGCTACGCATCGCGCGCGGCATCCAGAACAAGGTGCTCGAAGCGATGGCGATGGCCCGGCCGGTGGTCGCCTCGGCGACCTGTGCGCAGCCGATCGCCGCCGTGCCCGATCGAGAGTTGCTGGTTGCCGAAAGTGCGGCGGATTATCTCGCCCGCATCGAAGCATTGCTCGCTGCGCCGGCCCATGCTGATAACATTGGCAGGGCCGCCCGGCGGCGGGTGCTCGCCAGCTACGGCTGGGACGCCCATCTCGCCGTGATCGACCGCCAACTCGATTCCCTCGCGCCATGA